A portion of the Bacillus sp. es.034 genome contains these proteins:
- a CDS encoding ABC transporter permease subunit produces MRVKASLNRIRKDWVIYAMLFPAILYFSIFHVIPLIGMKLAFQDYRIIGDNVWVGWKHFEVLFSSPAFMDVLKNTIILSTMKIIFFFPVPIILSLLINELRNGKFRKYIQSIVYLPHFLSWVVIAGIWISILDPSDGGVNIIRNFFQLPSLDFLTSKDHIRWVLVFQEIWRSSGWDSIIYLAAIMKISPSLYEAAKIDGASNLQQMRYITLPAMLSTVVTVFILNLGFFMNAGFDQVFNMMNDSVISMVDILDTYVYRIGILNGQYSYATAASLFKGVIGLILILSTHFIAKRFSGKGVW; encoded by the coding sequence ATGAGAGTCAAGGCCTCTTTAAATCGAATTAGAAAAGATTGGGTCATCTATGCCATGCTTTTCCCTGCGATTTTATACTTTAGTATCTTTCATGTCATTCCATTGATCGGGATGAAGCTTGCTTTCCAGGATTATCGGATCATTGGCGATAATGTATGGGTAGGATGGAAGCACTTTGAGGTGTTATTCAGCTCTCCTGCTTTTATGGATGTACTAAAGAATACCATTATCCTCAGTACGATGAAAATCATTTTCTTTTTCCCTGTACCGATCATCCTGTCATTATTGATCAATGAATTAAGAAATGGGAAGTTCCGAAAGTATATACAATCAATCGTATATTTACCTCACTTTTTATCCTGGGTAGTCATCGCAGGGATTTGGATCAGCATACTGGATCCTTCTGACGGTGGGGTCAATATCATCAGGAATTTCTTCCAGCTTCCATCCCTTGATTTTTTAACTAGTAAAGATCATATTCGATGGGTGCTTGTGTTCCAGGAAATCTGGAGGAGCTCTGGGTGGGATTCGATTATTTATCTTGCAGCTATTATGAAGATAAGCCCGTCCTTATATGAGGCAGCTAAGATAGACGGAGCGTCAAACCTCCAGCAGATGAGATACATTACATTGCCGGCCATGTTAAGTACAGTGGTAACCGTCTTTATTCTGAATCTCGGATTCTTTATGAACGCCGGGTTTGACCAGGTGTTCAATATGATGAACGATTCTGTTATCAGTATGGTCGATATTTTAGATACGTATGTGTATAGAATCGGTATATTAAATGGTCAATATTCCTATGCTACCGCAGCCAGCTTATTCAAAGGAGTCATCGGGTTAATCCTGATCTTAAGTACTCATTTTATAGCGAAGCGGTTTTCAGGCAAGGGTGTTTGGTAA
- a CDS encoding carbohydrate ABC transporter permease, translated as MKKYNPTRIIISITLFILTLTVLIPLLNLLAMSLSDPLKVHKLGGLQIFPEGFSLINYKVLLSNPLVMKSIFNTFFITIVGTFLNLFLTSMAAYVLAKTQFVGKRLVVLFLIVIMVFEPGLIPEYLLVKDLGLLNTYSSLILYKTINIYYLFILMRFFEDVPDSILEAARIDGAGHFRIYTKIMLPLSKPGLATMGLFYGVYHWNEYFRATIYLTDPNKWPLQVVLRQFVVQRDNTAILGSQNILSYDQVAALDFGSLQAGTIIIAMVPLLILYPMILKYYAKGALEGGVKD; from the coding sequence GTGAAAAAGTACAATCCGACAAGGATCATCATATCTATTACATTGTTTATCCTGACACTTACTGTGTTGATCCCGCTCTTGAATTTGCTGGCTATGTCTCTGTCCGACCCATTGAAAGTGCATAAATTGGGAGGGTTGCAGATTTTTCCGGAGGGATTCTCGCTTATTAACTACAAAGTGTTACTCTCTAATCCTTTAGTGATGAAGAGTATATTTAATACTTTCTTCATTACGATTGTGGGTACATTTCTTAACCTGTTTCTAACGTCAATGGCAGCTTATGTGCTGGCCAAAACTCAGTTCGTCGGAAAAAGACTTGTTGTTCTTTTTCTTATCGTTATTATGGTGTTCGAACCGGGTTTGATACCGGAATACTTATTAGTTAAGGATTTAGGTCTATTAAACACTTATTCTTCCTTAATTCTGTATAAGACTATCAATATTTATTACCTCTTTATCCTGATGAGATTCTTTGAAGATGTACCGGATAGCATTCTGGAAGCGGCTCGGATCGATGGAGCAGGACATTTCCGGATTTATACGAAAATCATGCTTCCTTTATCCAAACCAGGATTAGCAACTATGGGATTATTCTATGGTGTGTACCATTGGAATGAATATTTCAGGGCGACCATTTACCTCACAGATCCGAATAAATGGCCACTTCAAGTCGTATTAAGACAGTTTGTCGTACAAAGGGACAATACAGCGATACTTGGTTCTCAAAATATCCTTTCATATGATCAAGTAGCAGCGCTTGACTTCGGTTCTTTACAAGCAGGAACCATCATCATTGCCATGGTGCCATTGCTGATTCTCTATCCTATGATTCTCAAGTATTATGCGAAAGGTGCTTTGGAAGGAGGGGTCAAGGACTGA
- a CDS encoding LCP family protein → MYERVERKMYRRNRKRKKRKIILLCFSTIIFVFLLGASYVYFQYQAGLKKSANDSVIFDQKVEFNGADLKKGITNVLLLGTDARGKEISRTDTIMVAQFNSDNNEVKILSVMRDSYVDIPGHGSQKINAAYAIGGPELLRKTLKENLDMDIQYYSLVDFKGFSSIIDEVFPDGVEIDIEKEMVKGINPPLHPGMQKLDGDQLLSYVRFRKDSESDFGRVRRQQEVLKLLTDEMTDLQGVMKIPKTLGIIKPFIKTNIKTPQVLSIATSVLGEKNKNIESMRIPLDHTYTDEYYDGVGLVLDLDVSENKKAIKDFLSE, encoded by the coding sequence ATGTATGAAAGAGTTGAAAGAAAAATGTATAGAAGAAATAGAAAACGAAAAAAGAGAAAAATCATATTATTATGCTTTTCTACTATTATTTTTGTTTTTCTACTTGGTGCTTCGTATGTATATTTTCAGTATCAAGCTGGACTTAAAAAATCAGCCAACGATTCAGTTATTTTTGATCAAAAGGTTGAATTTAATGGAGCAGACCTTAAAAAGGGAATAACGAATGTTTTGTTACTTGGAACGGATGCAAGGGGAAAGGAAATATCAAGAACCGACACCATAATGGTCGCCCAATTTAATTCGGATAACAATGAAGTGAAAATATTATCGGTTATGAGAGACTCCTATGTTGATATACCTGGTCATGGGTCCCAAAAAATCAATGCTGCATATGCAATTGGAGGACCAGAACTATTGAGAAAAACATTAAAAGAAAACTTGGATATGGATATTCAATATTACTCCTTAGTTGACTTTAAAGGTTTTTCCAGTATTATCGATGAGGTATTTCCAGATGGTGTGGAAATTGACATTGAAAAAGAAATGGTCAAAGGGATTAATCCACCACTTCACCCAGGAATGCAAAAGCTTGATGGAGACCAGTTGCTTAGTTATGTCAGATTCCGTAAAGATAGCGAAAGTGATTTCGGTAGAGTACGTAGACAGCAAGAAGTTCTTAAGTTACTAACAGATGAGATGACAGATTTACAAGGAGTTATGAAAATCCCGAAAACTTTAGGGATAATTAAGCCTTTTATCAAAACGAATATTAAGACACCTCAAGTGCTTTCCATAGCTACTTCAGTATTAGGAGAAAAAAACAAAAACATTGAATCAATGAGAATACCATTAGATCATACATATACCGACGAGTATTATGATGGGGTCGGATTAGTACTTGACTTAGATGTTAGTGAAAATAAGAAAGCTATCAAAGATTTTTTATCTGAGTAA
- a CDS encoding acyclic terpene utilization AtuA family protein: MNKNIRILSPCGMLGYGFPEESFLNGLKEEVHGIVVDAGSTDAGPHKLGAGVSIVSRRAAKKDLDIILQNGISRKIPIIIGSAGGAGARVHIEWTMSIINEILEEHQLNAKKAIIWADFTPEEVIETLHADKIKPMGANIPELTEESIRKSTSIVAQMGHEPIVEALEDGAEIIICGRAYDPSPFAAIGIYHGKDPGLSYHLGKILECGALCAEPGTTKDSILGTISDESFTVHSLNPLRQCNPISVAAHTFYEKEHPYLLHGPGFSLDLSECEFKEEVPGTVRVSGSKYIRDESHFVKLEGARLVAYRTFGIAGVRDPLLLNKLEEVQEKVKEQAESYYNEISSNDYQINFYNYGKNAVLGSKEVEPFQNHEIGVLYEVVAETQEIASSICSTVRSTLLHYGYEGRKSTAGNLAFPFAPSDVEFGPVYEFSIYHLMEIVENPFKVEFV; this comes from the coding sequence ATGAATAAAAATATTCGAATACTGTCTCCATGCGGAATGCTGGGATATGGGTTTCCGGAAGAATCCTTTCTTAATGGATTGAAAGAGGAAGTCCACGGGATCGTAGTGGATGCGGGATCTACCGATGCCGGTCCGCATAAACTTGGCGCTGGAGTCTCTATTGTCAGCAGGAGGGCTGCCAAGAAGGATTTGGACATTATTCTACAAAACGGGATTTCTCGTAAGATACCGATCATCATTGGGTCTGCCGGAGGAGCCGGGGCTAGAGTACATATCGAATGGACAATGAGTATTATCAATGAAATTCTCGAAGAACATCAGTTGAATGCCAAGAAAGCAATCATCTGGGCAGATTTTACCCCTGAGGAAGTCATTGAGACACTTCACGCAGATAAAATAAAACCAATGGGGGCTAACATTCCCGAATTGACTGAAGAGTCCATCAGAAAGAGTACATCGATTGTAGCTCAGATGGGGCACGAACCGATCGTGGAAGCATTGGAGGATGGTGCAGAAATTATCATTTGTGGAAGAGCGTACGATCCGTCTCCATTTGCAGCGATAGGCATATATCATGGCAAGGATCCCGGCCTTTCGTATCACCTGGGTAAGATTTTGGAGTGTGGTGCGTTATGCGCAGAACCGGGAACTACGAAGGATTCGATCCTGGGAACGATAAGTGATGAATCTTTTACCGTTCATTCTTTAAACCCATTGAGACAGTGCAATCCCATAAGTGTGGCCGCCCATACATTCTATGAAAAAGAACATCCTTATCTTCTTCATGGTCCAGGTTTCAGTCTGGATTTAAGTGAATGTGAGTTTAAGGAAGAGGTACCTGGCACTGTTAGAGTTTCCGGCAGTAAATATATCCGCGATGAATCTCACTTTGTCAAATTAGAGGGTGCGAGATTAGTAGCTTATAGAACGTTTGGTATAGCGGGTGTAAGAGATCCTCTCTTACTAAATAAATTAGAAGAGGTTCAGGAGAAGGTGAAGGAACAGGCGGAGTCCTATTATAACGAAATTTCCTCCAATGATTATCAGATTAACTTCTATAACTATGGCAAAAACGCTGTATTAGGAAGCAAAGAGGTAGAACCGTTTCAAAATCATGAAATTGGTGTTCTGTATGAAGTTGTAGCAGAAACTCAGGAGATTGCAAGCAGCATCTGTTCGACTGTCAGGTCAACTTTATTGCATTACGGGTATGAAGGACGGAAATCTACAGCAGGAAATCTTGCCTTTCCGTTTGCGCCAAGTGATGTCGAATTTGGACCTGTATATGAGTTTTCCATTTATCATCTTATGGAAATAGTAGAGAATCCTTTTAAGGTCGAGTTTGTATAG
- a CDS encoding DUF4387 domain-containing protein has translation MKPLFELAKVLRSKNSGPFEITLDVLFDSVDNYNRVKDSGKITKQTISKLYRIEEDKIHHLVFFDQALGFKVTIARDISSGTIGDRDVYGAQQHAPLMKIMIE, from the coding sequence ATGAAACCTTTATTTGAATTAGCCAAGGTGTTACGCAGTAAGAATTCAGGTCCGTTCGAAATTACACTGGATGTCCTATTTGATTCAGTGGACAACTATAACAGAGTGAAAGATTCAGGTAAGATAACCAAGCAAACCATTAGCAAGCTCTATCGTATAGAGGAAGATAAGATTCATCACCTTGTATTCTTCGATCAAGCATTAGGGTTTAAAGTAACAATTGCGAGGGATATATCGTCAGGTACCATCGGTGACCGGGATGTATATGGAGCGCAACAGCATGCTCCATTAATGAAGATTATGATTGAATAG
- the istA gene encoding IS21 family transposase, producing MIEMAQFYNIKFLKEVEGLSQRQIATKLGVSRNTVSKYLSQNAAPTTVLRKRVYRTKEYSAETKRVIPIIDQWLEDDQKHWKKQKHTAIKIYKRLVDEYDFKGSASNIRKIVAKRKKKIQEVFIPLDFQLGHQFQFDWGEADIILQGRTQRIFLFCVQLSASRMRFVRAYIHEKQEAFLDGFVHAFEFFGGIPTEGLLDNLKTAVVKVLQGRDRLEQETFVGLQAHYVFKAEFCNPARETKRDGLKEL from the coding sequence ATGATCGAAATGGCTCAATTCTATAATATCAAATTCTTAAAAGAGGTTGAAGGTTTATCACAAAGGCAAATTGCGACAAAACTTGGGGTATCTCGCAATACCGTAAGTAAGTATTTATCCCAAAATGCAGCTCCTACCACTGTATTAAGAAAAAGAGTATATAGAACAAAAGAATACTCCGCAGAAACTAAAAGAGTCATCCCAATTATTGATCAGTGGTTGGAAGATGATCAAAAACATTGGAAAAAGCAAAAACATACTGCAATTAAAATTTACAAAAGATTAGTAGACGAATACGACTTTAAAGGGTCAGCTTCTAACATACGTAAGATAGTAGCCAAACGTAAGAAAAAGATCCAAGAAGTTTTCATTCCACTTGATTTTCAACTCGGCCACCAATTTCAATTCGACTGGGGAGAGGCCGATATTATTCTTCAAGGTAGGACACAACGCATATTCCTCTTTTGCGTTCAGCTTTCCGCCAGTCGAATGCGGTTTGTGAGAGCCTATATTCATGAAAAACAGGAAGCATTCTTGGATGGGTTTGTCCATGCCTTTGAATTCTTTGGAGGAATTCCAACGGAAGGACTACTTGATAATCTTAAAACAGCAGTTGTGAAAGTCCTTCAAGGAAGAGATCGATTAGAACAAGAAACCTTTGTCGGTCTTCAGGCTCATTATGTGTTTAAAGCAGAGTTTTGTAATCCCGCAAGGGAAACGAAAAGGGACGGATTGAAGGAACTGTAG
- a CDS encoding type 1 glutamine amidotransferase family protein: MKTQKAFLYVFNTMSDWEYGYVMAELNSGRYFKKDVAPLNVMTVGATTEMITTMGGLSIKPDMSLDECSLESKDLLILPGGTTWSEEIHQPILERTGQALNSGTIVAAICGAIEALASMGYLDTRKHTSNNLEYTKMVCPNYKGEKLYESGPAVSHENLVTASGIAPLEFAMEVLKEIDVFTPDTLHSWYSLNKTHKPEYFFRLMNSINT; this comes from the coding sequence ATGAAAACACAAAAAGCTTTTCTCTATGTATTTAATACAATGTCTGACTGGGAATATGGATATGTAATGGCTGAATTAAACTCAGGTAGATATTTCAAAAAAGATGTAGCACCTTTAAATGTCATGACAGTAGGAGCTACTACAGAAATGATTACAACGATGGGAGGACTGAGCATAAAACCAGATATGTCTCTTGATGAATGTTCTCTTGAGAGTAAAGATCTTTTAATCTTACCAGGGGGGACTACTTGGAGTGAAGAAATCCATCAACCTATCCTTGAAAGAACTGGCCAGGCTTTAAATAGTGGCACAATTGTGGCTGCCATTTGTGGTGCAATTGAGGCCCTTGCGAGTATGGGATACTTAGATACTAGAAAGCATACAAGTAATAACTTGGAATATACTAAAATGGTATGTCCCAACTATAAAGGAGAGAAGTTATATGAGTCAGGGCCAGCGGTATCCCATGAGAATTTAGTTACGGCATCTGGAATAGCTCCTCTGGAATTTGCAATGGAGGTACTGAAAGAAATAGATGTGTTTACACCTGATACATTGCATTCATGGTATAGCCTGAATAAGACTCATAAACCCGAATACTTCTTTCGATTAATGAATTCAATAAATACATGA
- the rbsK gene encoding ribokinase, producing MTRIAVIGSINIDYVVETEVLPKMGETVSGKNYFLSPGGKGANQAVAASRLGAEVALYCSVGKDENGSILLRKMAKENIHLKHVNHVEGVATGAAFIELCKGENRILIVPGANEFTNSAYIQNVLTDLFQCDVFLFQLETPIEMLEFIIPLLHEKGKTIIVNPAPAYRLSEKLVEKISYLIPNEHEYKTVLGTNLPYEEIIKNHPNKLIITRGKDGVTYFNGTEPVQVQSLAVTPVDTTGAGDTFSGAFAVAIGEGKSLKESIRFGNIAAGLSILKKGAQSGMPTKEEIEEFMNIGVSSHESQGLFKSN from the coding sequence GTGACTAGGATTGCCGTTATTGGAAGTATCAATATAGATTACGTAGTTGAAACCGAGGTCCTTCCTAAAATGGGAGAAACGGTTTCTGGAAAAAATTACTTTCTTTCGCCAGGAGGTAAAGGAGCCAACCAGGCTGTTGCCGCTTCGCGATTAGGAGCGGAGGTAGCTCTTTATTGCTCGGTAGGTAAAGATGAAAATGGTTCGATTCTACTTAGAAAGATGGCTAAGGAGAATATCCATCTGAAACATGTAAATCACGTTGAAGGTGTGGCGACAGGTGCTGCTTTCATAGAACTGTGTAAAGGTGAGAACCGGATTTTGATTGTGCCGGGGGCTAATGAGTTTACCAATTCAGCCTATATCCAGAATGTATTAACAGACCTGTTTCAATGTGATGTATTTTTGTTTCAGTTAGAAACCCCGATTGAAATGCTGGAATTTATTATTCCGCTTCTTCATGAAAAAGGCAAGACGATTATCGTAAACCCGGCACCAGCTTATAGACTCAGTGAAAAATTGGTAGAGAAGATCAGTTATCTGATTCCGAATGAACATGAATATAAAACTGTTCTCGGTACGAATCTTCCGTATGAAGAAATCATTAAGAACCATCCGAACAAACTGATTATAACAAGAGGAAAGGATGGGGTTACCTATTTCAATGGAACGGAGCCTGTCCAAGTACAATCATTAGCGGTTACGCCGGTCGATACGACTGGAGCGGGAGACACGTTCTCAGGTGCGTTTGCTGTCGCCATTGGTGAAGGGAAGAGCCTGAAGGAAAGTATCCGGTTTGGCAATATCGCTGCAGGACTTTCCATTTTGAAAAAAGGTGCCCAGAGCGGAATGCCGACAAAGGAAGAAATTGAAGAGTTCATGAATATAGGGGTGAGCAGCCATGAGAGTCAAGGCCTCTTTAAATCGAATTAG
- a CDS encoding nucleotidyltransferase domain-containing protein — translation MEKVIKKINIQSEYKTFVEEYTASLLSEFNGKIHSIYMCGSIPKGTAKPFKSDADFTIVCERPEDIDYDRVSCLKDQILQKYRFVTKVDTVFCSLDDVRSKPNEWGFWIKIICVCIHGTDIGEEVPPILISPEFILDLNSDTQEAVDRVRGFLSNANDDTLKSRYTKGYSKKLIRALYSLVLEDTGVWQDDIIKMKSAISDYCHIDSALVDYLYACYLDSNVDVEEFLGIADEVYSYIEKALTALAASRTTPSEI, via the coding sequence TTGGAGAAGGTTATAAAGAAGATCAATATTCAGAGTGAGTACAAGACTTTTGTAGAGGAGTATACAGCTAGCTTGCTTTCAGAGTTCAATGGGAAGATTCACAGTATTTATATGTGTGGCTCAATTCCTAAAGGTACTGCTAAGCCATTTAAGTCTGATGCAGATTTTACAATAGTATGTGAAAGACCAGAAGATATAGATTATGATAGAGTATCATGTCTGAAGGACCAGATTTTACAAAAATACCGATTCGTAACGAAGGTTGATACGGTTTTTTGTTCACTGGATGATGTAAGAAGTAAGCCCAATGAATGGGGATTTTGGATCAAGATCATCTGTGTTTGTATACATGGTACTGATATTGGCGAAGAAGTGCCGCCTATTCTTATTTCACCTGAGTTCATACTAGACTTGAATTCAGACACTCAAGAGGCAGTGGATCGCGTTCGCGGTTTTCTATCTAATGCCAATGATGACACACTGAAATCTAGATATACCAAAGGTTACTCAAAGAAATTAATTCGTGCATTATACTCTTTGGTTTTAGAAGATACAGGGGTTTGGCAAGATGACATTATTAAGATGAAGAGTGCCATATCAGATTATTGCCATATTGATTCAGCTTTAGTGGACTATCTGTATGCGTGTTACTTGGATAGTAATGTAGATGTTGAAGAATTTCTGGGAATTGCAGACGAAGTCTATAGTTATATTGAGAAGGCTTTAACTGCATTGGCTGCTTCCAGAACTACTCCTTCAGAAATATAA
- a CDS encoding ADP-ribosylglycohydrolase family protein has translation MTSFQERVRGVVLSTALGDALGATIEKLSYEQIKEQYKRVESLETKWYKADAPVEVNLGRQRGYGTVTDDTLMTIALINVYNKEGRHLDAYDLGNQFVKEIAYNKTYIPEFGREAMIIDRLFYPEKYIFMRHVLANCDPREGGIGNMVNCGAAMYIAPIGIVNAGDPKAAYDEAILFAMGHQCSYGLEAAGVLAACVAKAFEHGVSVDDIIETAISLAKDGTKMAIEELTTAARSLRAEGVEMDRVIDTFQTIMKKYSPMGDDVHRKVEKVGIPSNHYTPSRLFSIEELPMALAFIVLNDGDFYPSIYEGINSGRDTDSIGVMIGVILGAMYGEKVVKKEDVELLQKTNKINLIEVSDRFCETAKHIMKKDLTIQEKRMSYFNEYC, from the coding sequence ATGACTTCATTTCAAGAACGAGTGAGAGGCGTCGTCCTATCGACCGCTTTAGGTGATGCATTAGGCGCGACGATTGAGAAATTAAGCTACGAACAAATTAAGGAACAATATAAACGGGTGGAATCATTAGAGACCAAATGGTATAAAGCGGATGCTCCGGTCGAAGTGAATCTGGGTAGACAACGGGGATATGGTACGGTAACGGATGATACTCTTATGACCATTGCCTTGATCAATGTCTACAATAAAGAAGGCAGACATTTAGATGCATATGACCTGGGCAATCAGTTCGTGAAGGAGATTGCTTACAATAAAACCTACATTCCTGAATTTGGTCGGGAAGCGATGATCATCGACCGCCTTTTCTATCCTGAGAAGTATATCTTTATGCGTCATGTGCTGGCGAACTGTGATCCGCGAGAAGGCGGAATTGGTAATATGGTCAATTGTGGAGCTGCCATGTATATTGCCCCCATCGGCATTGTGAATGCAGGAGATCCTAAAGCTGCCTATGATGAAGCGATTCTGTTCGCCATGGGGCATCAATGCAGCTATGGGTTAGAAGCTGCAGGCGTATTGGCTGCCTGTGTAGCGAAAGCATTTGAGCATGGAGTAAGTGTCGATGACATCATTGAAACCGCCATCAGTCTTGCGAAAGACGGGACGAAAATGGCGATTGAAGAGCTGACAACGGCAGCCCGGAGTCTCCGGGCTGAAGGAGTAGAGATGGATCGGGTCATTGATACTTTCCAAACCATTATGAAGAAGTATTCCCCTATGGGTGACGATGTTCACAGGAAGGTGGAGAAAGTGGGGATCCCGTCCAATCATTATACGCCAAGCCGTCTATTTTCCATTGAAGAACTTCCAATGGCCCTTGCCTTTATCGTGTTAAATGATGGAGATTTCTACCCATCCATATATGAAGGGATCAACTCCGGAAGGGACACAGATTCAATCGGTGTAATGATCGGGGTTATCCTTGGAGCAATGTATGGAGAAAAAGTAGTGAAAAAAGAAGATGTAGAACTTTTACAAAAAACGAATAAAATCAATTTAATCGAGGTTTCCGATCGATTCTGTGAAACCGCGAAGCACATAATGAAAAAGGACTTAACGATTCAAGAAAAGAGAATGTCGTACTTCAATGAATACTGCTAA
- a CDS encoding extracellular solute-binding protein → MKKGLLLLVSIMLMAGLIACSSESSKDSESSGDGKTIRVVYKDETNSNEVSVKYFDELEKALKKDKDIDVNFELVDLPQGNYAEKLNLLLFSGEIPDLIYFQGGDQQISDQDLLEDLRPYIKKSEYLKDALAPYNKERLENYPYLLWIKPLAPKVPVIRKDWFDKMETSTALMEDPTIDNYYAFFKEVVESKPGGDKPSYAITTAGDMAEINYTFDMAFGLDKTWLKKSDGSYEYAKVSSKEKEKLAFYHKLYKDGLLDPQYITKQWDTKEKAFYDGEAAIIPGTAGKVIDIYNGKMMQVNGEESELVVLPPAKGESQGFGATDITKESRGLGISSQSENKELVFDILDYLASPEGQKLDRLGFEGEHYNVKDGEIELTDKYYGEWYSRFWEPTDMELDMPVKTPLLSEPAANSQDLATKYYSEDNNFILPEEYVSSWDAMENLYKEFSTDVITGKRPIDDFDKFVKEWNNAGGEKITDYANKQLK, encoded by the coding sequence ATGAAAAAAGGGTTATTGCTGCTGGTAAGTATCATGTTAATGGCTGGATTGATTGCGTGCAGTTCAGAATCAAGTAAGGATTCAGAATCATCCGGTGATGGAAAGACCATTCGAGTGGTCTATAAAGATGAAACCAATTCAAACGAGGTGTCAGTTAAGTACTTCGATGAATTAGAAAAAGCCTTGAAGAAAGATAAAGATATAGACGTTAACTTTGAATTAGTAGATTTACCACAAGGAAACTATGCGGAAAAACTCAACTTGCTTTTATTTAGTGGGGAAATACCGGATTTGATTTATTTCCAAGGTGGGGATCAGCAGATTTCAGATCAGGACTTGCTGGAAGATTTACGTCCATATATCAAGAAGTCAGAGTATTTAAAGGACGCATTAGCTCCTTATAACAAGGAAAGATTAGAAAATTACCCTTACCTATTATGGATCAAACCGCTTGCTCCGAAAGTGCCTGTCATTAGAAAAGACTGGTTCGATAAAATGGAAACGTCCACTGCTTTAATGGAGGACCCAACGATCGATAACTATTATGCCTTTTTCAAAGAGGTAGTAGAGTCGAAGCCTGGTGGAGATAAACCTTCTTATGCGATTACAACGGCTGGAGATATGGCTGAAATCAATTACACCTTTGATATGGCTTTCGGCTTAGACAAAACGTGGCTAAAGAAGAGCGACGGTTCATATGAATACGCGAAAGTATCCTCAAAAGAAAAAGAGAAACTGGCGTTCTACCATAAATTATATAAAGATGGATTACTGGATCCACAGTATATTACGAAACAATGGGATACAAAGGAAAAGGCTTTCTATGATGGGGAAGCAGCTATCATTCCCGGCACGGCTGGAAAAGTCATTGATATTTATAACGGAAAGATGATGCAGGTGAATGGGGAAGAGTCAGAACTAGTTGTTCTTCCACCTGCTAAAGGAGAAAGCCAAGGATTTGGTGCGACTGATATCACGAAAGAATCACGCGGGCTTGGAATCTCATCTCAATCTGAAAACAAAGAACTGGTATTCGACATCCTTGATTACCTGGCAAGCCCTGAAGGCCAGAAGCTTGACCGTCTTGGATTTGAAGGGGAGCACTACAATGTGAAGGACGGAGAAATCGAACTGACAGATAAATACTATGGAGAATGGTATTCACGTTTCTGGGAGCCGACGGATATGGAACTGGATATGCCGGTTAAAACCCCGCTATTAAGTGAACCTGCGGCGAACTCTCAAGATTTAGCTACCAAGTATTATTCAGAAGACAATAATTTCATCTTACCTGAAGAGTATGTTTCCAGCTGGGATGCGATGGAGAACTTATACAAAGAGTTTTCGACAGACGTCATTACAGGGAAAAGACCAATCGATGATTTCGACAAGTTCGTAAAAGAATGGAACAATGCCGGTGGAGAGAAAATCACCGATTATGCGAACAAACAATTAAAGTAA